One window of Leptotrichia sp. oral taxon 498 genomic DNA carries:
- a CDS encoding ABC transporter ATP-binding protein, with protein MIEIKDLHKTFFSELGTEKKVFRGLDFTINDGDFITVIGSNGAGKSTLLNVLNGQVIPDAGEIILNGQNITSIEQHKRARWISQVYQNPTMGTAPSMTVLENLSMAKNKGKRFNFTFGLDTKNIDFYKSQLADIGLGLEKQLHTQVGLLSGGQRQCLSLIMATLNRPDILLLDEHTAALDPETSNKILEKTKEIIEKNNITSLMITHNMQDAITYGNRLIMLHAGEIIFDIKGAEKQKLTVEKLLEMFKTKDAKLSDKDVF; from the coding sequence ATGATAGAAATAAAAGATTTACATAAAACATTTTTTTCAGAACTAGGGACGGAAAAAAAAGTTTTCAGAGGACTAGATTTTACAATAAATGACGGCGATTTTATAACAGTTATCGGAAGCAATGGTGCAGGAAAATCAACTTTATTAAATGTTCTAAATGGACAAGTGATACCTGACGCAGGAGAAATTATTTTAAATGGACAAAATATAACATCTATAGAACAGCACAAAAGAGCCAGATGGATTTCTCAAGTTTACCAAAACCCGACAATGGGAACAGCGCCTTCAATGACCGTTTTAGAAAATCTGTCAATGGCGAAAAATAAAGGAAAAAGATTTAATTTTACATTCGGACTTGACACAAAAAACATTGATTTTTACAAGTCACAATTAGCTGACATCGGTTTAGGTCTTGAAAAGCAGCTGCATACTCAAGTAGGACTTCTATCTGGTGGACAAAGACAGTGTCTATCGCTTATAATGGCAACCCTAAACCGTCCAGATATACTTTTGTTAGACGAACATACAGCAGCACTTGACCCAGAAACTTCCAATAAAATTTTGGAAAAGACAAAGGAAATTATCGAAAAAAATAATATCACAAGCCTTATGATAACCCACAATATGCAAGATGCCATAACCTATGGAAATCGTCTTATTATGCTTCACGCAGGAGAAATTATTTTCGACATAAAAGGTGCTGAAAAGCAAAAATTGACAGTTGAAAAATTATTGGAAATGTTTAAGACAAAAGATGCCAAGTTATCAGATAAAGATGTATTTTAA
- a CDS encoding Fic family protein, giving the protein MYIKYEKLEKLYYKSKKLDEEYEKRIKDSSTIVTNLMIYSEYKKKQVPLFFKFLPKHFKLQEEIYKNSKKIELEFQKLTSLMMFYTVNKLFVNEILYTNKVEGIHSSKKAIYSELQNKTSKKKFSKKEKLVGIVKKYENILKNKEEKIESSEDFRKIYEKLFIDFLESENYKLDGKIFRKDGVEIKNDAMEVIHRGILGEENIQKEVEKVIKLLNEKEIPSLIKISIIHFFVEYIHPFYDGNGRFGRYLLSMNLAKYVGKYTALSISYMIAQNKMKYYKSFKEVESKYNLGEVTFFVENILENVIEGQNSILELIEKTIEKAEYMDKICEEIENQRKDVKKIEMQILYIFIQDYLFNEFEKIKNKDIAKIPNLNKTQQTINKYTKELEKKGFIKKVSSRPLRYEIESWIAEKF; this is encoded by the coding sequence ATGTATATAAAATATGAAAAATTAGAAAAATTATATTATAAAAGTAAAAAATTAGATGAAGAATATGAAAAAAGAATAAAAGATAGCTCAACGATTGTTACAAATTTGATGATTTATTCCGAATATAAAAAAAAGCAAGTGCCATTGTTTTTTAAATTTTTGCCGAAACACTTTAAATTGCAGGAAGAAATTTATAAAAATAGTAAAAAAATTGAATTAGAATTTCAAAAGTTGACTTCTTTGATGATGTTTTATACAGTAAATAAGCTGTTTGTAAATGAAATTCTTTATACGAACAAAGTTGAAGGGATTCATTCTAGCAAAAAGGCTATTTATTCCGAATTGCAAAATAAAACTAGTAAAAAAAAATTTAGTAAAAAAGAAAAATTAGTTGGAATTGTAAAAAAATATGAAAATATTTTGAAAAATAAAGAAGAAAAAATTGAAAGTTCTGAAGATTTTAGGAAAATATATGAAAAATTGTTTATTGATTTTTTGGAGAGTGAAAATTATAAATTAGATGGAAAAATTTTTAGAAAAGATGGCGTTGAAATAAAAAACGATGCGATGGAAGTAATTCATCGGGGAATTTTAGGAGAGGAAAATATACAAAAAGAAGTTGAAAAAGTAATAAAACTTTTAAACGAAAAAGAAATTCCGTCGCTTATAAAAATTTCAATAATTCATTTTTTTGTTGAATATATTCATCCGTTTTATGACGGCAATGGTCGCTTTGGAAGATATTTGCTGTCAATGAACTTGGCTAAATATGTGGGAAAATATACAGCGCTGTCAATTTCATATATGATTGCACAAAATAAAATGAAATATTATAAATCATTTAAAGAAGTCGAGAGTAAATATAATTTGGGAGAAGTAACTTTTTTTGTTGAAAATATTTTGGAAAATGTTATTGAAGGACAGAATTCAATTTTGGAATTAATTGAAAAAACGATTGAAAAGGCGGAATATATGGATAAAATTTGTGAAGAAATTGAAAATCAAAGAAAAGATGTGAAAAAAATAGAAATGCAAATATTATATATTTTTATCCAAGATTATTTATTTAACGAATTTGAAAAAATAAAAAACAAAGATATAGCAAAAATTCCAAATTTAAATAAAACTCAACAGACGATAAATAAATATACGAAAGAATTGGAAAAAAAAGGATTTATAAAAAAAGTTTCCAGTCGTCCTTTGAGATATGAAATAGAAAGCTGGATAGCAGAAAAATTTTAA